The stretch of DNA ATAGGGACTTCAAAAGATGTGAGAATTCCCTCCGACATCAATATCAACACAATGATTCCCATTGTTTTCTGCCCGTCGTTTGCCCCGTGTGTTATTGCGAACCAGGCCGATGAGAGTAATTGCAATTTTCCAAAGACCTTGTTTACTGGTGCTGGTTTTCTTTTGGCAAAGATCGTAATTAGAACAGTCGTAAACAACATGCCAATCAAGAGACCGCCAATTGGAGACGCTACAATTCCGATTAGTACCTTATACAATCCATCAAAGAGTAGTTTTTCATATCCGACAGAAGCCAGTCCTGTACCAATCAGTCCTCCAATGAGAGAGTGACTCACAGATATCGGCATGCCAAAATATGTGCATATTGAAGCCCAAGATATTGCTCCCGCAAGTGCTCCAATTATCATGTAAATTGTGACATCTTCTGGATTTAGGATTCCTTTCGCTATAGTGGTTGCAACTGCGACACCAAACAAAAACGGCCCAACAAAGTTTGCAGCTGCTGCCATCAGCACAGCATGTATCGGCTTTAGGACTCGAGTCCCAATTACTGTTGCAACAGAGTTTGCAGCGTCGTTCCAACCATTGACAAAATCAAATACGAGTGCCGCAATTATAGCACCTATTGCAAGTTCGTACATGACTAAGTGTATTTGAGAACAATGTCCTCGATTACATCTGCAACATCAAGGCATCTGTCCGATGCGGATTCGATTGCTTCATAAATGTCTTTAAGCTTGATTATCGTTACTGCGTCGCTTGTTTCAAATAACTTTCCTACCGCTATTCTATACAGATCGTCAATGTTGTGCTCAATGTCGCTGATTTTTCTGCAGTGATCAATGAGGGACTTGTCTGCCTTTACTTCTTTTAGTCTTGATATGAGAAGCTCGACTTCTTTTATTGCATTTAGTAGTTCTTTAGCAATGTCTAGCATGTATGGAGGTGCGGTTTGCACGTGGTAGCTCTTGATTCTTCCCGCGATTCCTTCGATATAGTCAATTACATCATCGGTCTTGGAGGCAATTCTTTGAATGTC from Candidatus Nitrosotenuis aquarius encodes:
- a CDS encoding inorganic phosphate transporter, with product MYELAIGAIIAALVFDFVNGWNDAANSVATVIGTRVLKPIHAVLMAAAANFVGPFLFGVAVATTIAKGILNPEDVTIYMIIGALAGAISWASICTYFGMPISVSHSLIGGLIGTGLASVGYEKLLFDGLYKVLIGIVASPIGGLLIGMLFTTVLITIFAKRKPAPVNKVFGKLQLLSSAWFAITHGANDGQKTMGIIVLILMSEGILTSFEVPIWVILAAASAIALGTFIGGFKVIKTLGMKIARLRPYQGFAAETGGGIVLAVFASLGIPASTTHAITGSIMGAGATRRKHAVRWKVGKQIVATWLITIPGSAAIAYASTIIIHWIVGA
- a CDS encoding DUF47 domain-containing protein; this encodes MGQWLSWVKSNEKEILTILDNLAIKAKETAEQLVNLLANMDKSDQYQEEIKKLEREADELTRSIFAELNKTFITPLDREDIQRIASKTDDVIDYIEGIAGRIKSYHVQTAPPYMLDIAKELLNAIKEVELLISRLKEVKADKSLIDHCRKISDIEHNIDDLYRIAVGKLFETSDAVTIIKLKDIYEAIESASDRCLDVADVIEDIVLKYT